The following are from one region of the Paenibacillus sp. JZ16 genome:
- a CDS encoding carbamoyl phosphate synthase small subunit, whose protein sequence is MQARLLLEDGTLFSGKSFGADAEMTGEVVFNTGITGYQEVLSDPSYCGQIVTMTYPLIGNYGITRDDFESIRPFVHGFVVRRHEPVPSNWRAEYSVDSLLKEYGIPGISEIDTRMLTRIIRHYGTMKGILTTSNKPVEELKEMLGDTTIAELRNQVAKTSTPQMFTSPGSKERIVLVDFGAKSGILRELTSRGCDVMVVPHDTTADEIRRLHPDGIQLSNGPGDPKDVPYAVDMVKELLGEYPIFGICLGHQLFALAAGADTEKLKFGHRGGNHPVKELASGRCYITSQNHGYTVNEESIKGTDLEVTHINNNDKTIEGLKHTKFPAFSVQYHPEAAPGPHDSSYLFDQFLEMIRDHKQNEIRKPRQAVLAAAVKGAH, encoded by the coding sequence ATGCAGGCAAGATTGTTACTGGAGGACGGAACGCTGTTCAGCGGAAAATCCTTCGGCGCGGATGCTGAAATGACCGGAGAGGTTGTTTTCAATACAGGGATTACAGGATATCAAGAGGTGCTGAGCGACCCGTCTTACTGCGGACAGATCGTGACCATGACGTACCCTTTGATCGGGAACTACGGCATCACGCGGGATGACTTTGAATCCATTCGACCATTTGTCCACGGATTCGTTGTTCGTCGTCATGAGCCTGTTCCTAGCAACTGGCGTGCAGAGTACAGTGTTGACAGCTTATTAAAGGAATACGGTATCCCAGGGATCAGCGAGATTGATACGCGGATGCTGACCCGGATTATTCGTCACTACGGTACGATGAAAGGGATTCTGACCACTTCAAACAAACCGGTGGAAGAGCTCAAGGAAATGCTCGGCGATACGACGATCGCTGAACTCCGCAACCAGGTGGCGAAAACCTCTACGCCGCAAATGTTTACAAGTCCGGGCTCCAAGGAGCGGATCGTTCTGGTTGACTTCGGTGCAAAAAGCGGAATTCTGCGCGAACTGACTTCCCGCGGATGCGATGTGATGGTCGTTCCACATGACACGACGGCTGATGAAATCCGCAGACTTCACCCGGACGGCATTCAGTTGTCCAACGGCCCTGGGGACCCAAAAGACGTTCCGTACGCGGTCGACATGGTTAAAGAACTGCTTGGCGAATATCCGATTTTCGGCATCTGCCTTGGCCACCAATTGTTTGCGCTGGCTGCGGGCGCCGATACCGAGAAGCTGAAATTCGGCCACCGCGGCGGGAACCATCCGGTAAAAGAGCTTGCCAGCGGACGCTGCTACATCACTTCCCAAAATCATGGATATACCGTAAACGAAGAATCCATCAAAGGGACGGATCTGGAAGTTACGCATATTAACAATAACGATAAAACGATCGAAGGCTTGAAACACACGAAATTCCCGGCCTTCTCCGTGCAATATCATCCTGAAGCTGCACCTGGTCCGCACGACAGCAGCTATCTGTTCGATCAATTCCTTGAGATGATAAGAGACCA
- a CDS encoding dihydroorotase, with protein sequence MQMQVIKNAKVINEQGQLEDKHIVIADGLIQSVTSDLAALPELGENVQIIDAEGKLVTPGFIDMHVHLREPGYEHKETIESGSRSAVKGGFTTIACMPNTRPVTDSPETVKLVLDKASKAGLAKVLPYAAITKNELGRELTDFEALKAAGAIGFTDDGVGVQNAQMMKDAMNKAKALGMPVIAHCEDDSLVKGACVTEGKFAQKHGLKGIPNESEAIHVGRDILLTEATGVHYHVCHVSTEQSVRLIRQAKAIGISVTAEVCPHHLVLSDEDIPGLDANWKMNPPLRTPRDVEACIEGLLDGTLDMIVTDHAPHSAEEKAKGMELAPFGIVGFETAFPLLYTKFVVTGKWDLSLLVKRMTSDPARVFGLESGVLEAGKAADLTMIDLEAEKEVNPGEFATKGRNTPFTGWKLKGWPVMTWVDGEVKWSEKSGF encoded by the coding sequence ATGCAAATGCAAGTGATAAAGAATGCCAAAGTGATCAATGAACAAGGACAGCTCGAAGATAAACATATCGTCATTGCAGACGGATTGATTCAGTCGGTTACGAGTGATCTCGCAGCTTTGCCGGAACTTGGCGAGAACGTTCAGATCATCGATGCCGAGGGCAAACTGGTCACACCGGGATTCATCGATATGCATGTGCACTTGAGAGAGCCGGGTTATGAGCACAAGGAAACGATCGAGAGCGGCAGCCGCTCGGCAGTGAAAGGCGGATTCACAACCATCGCCTGCATGCCGAACACAAGACCGGTGACCGATTCGCCGGAAACCGTGAAGCTTGTGTTGGATAAGGCTAGCAAAGCGGGTCTGGCCAAGGTGCTGCCTTACGCTGCCATTACGAAAAACGAGCTGGGCCGTGAACTGACGGATTTTGAGGCCTTGAAGGCAGCAGGTGCGATCGGGTTTACGGATGACGGCGTTGGTGTGCAGAACGCACAGATGATGAAAGATGCCATGAACAAGGCAAAAGCACTGGGCATGCCGGTCATTGCACATTGTGAGGATGACTCGCTGGTCAAAGGGGCTTGCGTGACTGAAGGCAAATTCGCTCAGAAGCACGGCCTGAAAGGTATACCCAACGAGTCGGAAGCAATCCATGTCGGACGGGACATACTGCTGACAGAAGCCACCGGCGTACATTACCATGTATGCCATGTGAGCACAGAGCAGTCCGTACGTTTGATCCGCCAGGCAAAAGCGATTGGCATCTCGGTAACGGCCGAGGTATGTCCGCACCATCTGGTTCTCTCTGACGAGGATATTCCCGGCCTGGATGCCAACTGGAAGATGAACCCGCCACTGCGCACCCCGCGTGATGTGGAGGCTTGTATAGAAGGTCTGCTGGATGGAACGCTCGATATGATCGTAACGGATCATGCGCCGCACAGTGCGGAAGAGAAGGCGAAAGGCATGGAGCTTGCACCATTCGGTATCGTGGGATTCGAAACAGCATTCCCGCTGCTCTATACCAAGTTCGTTGTCACAGGAAAATGGGATCTTAGCTTGCTGGTGAAGCGGATGACAAGCGATCCGGCAAGAGTATTCGGTCTTGAATCCGGCGTGCTGGAAGCCGGTAAAGCCGCGGACCTGACGATGATTGATCTCGAAGCCGAGAAAGAAGTGAACCCGGGAGAGTTCGCAACGAAAGGCCGCAACACGCCGTTTACTGGCTGGAAGCTGAAAGGCTGGCCCGTGATGACTTGGGTGGATGGCGAAGTGAAATGGTCTGAAAAGAGCGGGTTCTAA
- a CDS encoding LL-diaminopimelate aminotransferase, translating into MSMDKYQETYIQQNFANRIGGANYGKDTAIYKFEKIKRAKAAAKQEHPGTELIDMGVGEPDEMADAGIVAKLAEEAGKRENRGYADNGIPEFKEAAVRYLKNVFGVEGIDAATEVLHSIGSKPALAMLPSCFINPGDITIMTVPGYPVLGTHTKYLGGEVYNVELKKENGFLPDLSSIPEDIARRAKLLYLNYPNNPTGASATVEFFTEVVEWARKYGVVVVHDAPYAALTYDGLKPLSFLSVPGAKDVGVELHSLSKSYNMTGWRIGFIAGNPLVVKAFGDVKDNNDSGQFIAIQKAAAYGLDNPQITEKIAEKYSRRHNMLVDVLNGLGFTAEKPKGSFFLYVEAPKGVKGGRRFESGEDFSQYLIREKLISTVPWDDAGHFVRFSVTFIADGEEEEKRVISEIRRRLSDVEFEF; encoded by the coding sequence ATGAGCATGGATAAATATCAGGAAACGTACATTCAACAGAACTTTGCCAACCGGATCGGTGGTGCTAATTATGGCAAAGATACAGCCATTTATAAATTCGAGAAGATCAAAAGAGCCAAGGCAGCGGCGAAGCAGGAGCATCCTGGCACGGAGCTGATCGATATGGGGGTTGGCGAGCCGGATGAGATGGCGGATGCAGGCATCGTGGCGAAGCTGGCAGAAGAAGCAGGGAAGCGGGAAAATCGCGGCTATGCGGATAACGGAATTCCCGAGTTCAAGGAAGCAGCCGTTCGCTACTTGAAGAATGTATTTGGCGTAGAAGGCATTGATGCCGCTACAGAGGTTCTTCATTCCATCGGTTCCAAGCCTGCATTGGCGATGCTGCCATCCTGCTTCATTAATCCTGGGGACATCACCATCATGACGGTACCCGGATATCCTGTACTCGGTACGCATACCAAGTATTTGGGCGGTGAAGTTTACAATGTGGAACTGAAAAAAGAGAACGGATTTCTGCCGGATCTCAGCTCGATCCCTGAGGACATTGCCCGTCGTGCCAAACTGCTCTACCTGAACTATCCGAACAACCCGACGGGTGCCAGCGCAACGGTCGAGTTTTTCACCGAGGTCGTTGAGTGGGCCCGCAAGTATGGTGTTGTAGTTGTCCATGACGCTCCTTATGCGGCGCTGACTTACGACGGCTTGAAGCCGCTCAGCTTTCTCTCCGTCCCCGGCGCGAAGGATGTTGGCGTGGAGCTTCATTCTCTGTCCAAATCTTACAACATGACGGGATGGCGCATTGGTTTCATCGCCGGTAATCCGCTAGTGGTTAAAGCGTTTGGCGATGTGAAGGACAACAACGATTCAGGACAATTCATCGCCATTCAAAAGGCTGCCGCATACGGTCTGGACAATCCGCAAATTACGGAGAAGATCGCTGAGAAGTATTCCCGCCGCCACAATATGCTGGTGGACGTGTTGAACGGGCTTGGTTTTACAGCCGAGAAGCCGAAGGGCTCCTTCTTCCTCTACGTTGAAGCTCCAAAAGGCGTTAAAGGCGGGCGCCGTTTTGAGTCCGGCGAGGATTTCTCCCAGTATCTGATACGCGAGAAATTGATCTCCACCGTACCTTGGGATGATGCGGGACATTTCGTGCGCTTCTCCGTTACCTTTATTGCTGACGGTGAGGAAGAAGAGAAACGCGTCATTTCCGAAATTCGCAGAAGACTTAGCGATGTTGAATTTGAATTTTAG
- the pyrR gene encoding bifunctional pyr operon transcriptional regulator/uracil phosphoribosyltransferase PyrR, with protein MSNEQHVIMDETAIRRALTRIAHEILEKNKGIEDCVLVGIRTRGVFLAQRIAERMNEIEGTPIPWGEIDVTSYRDDRDSKEAAAERGAGAKLSLEHLNIHDKKVILFDDVLYTGRTIRAAMDALMDCGRPRMIQLAVLADRGHRELPIRPDYIGKNVPTSKHEEITVALTEIDGKDEVTISQREER; from the coding sequence ATGAGCAACGAACAGCATGTGATTATGGACGAGACGGCCATCCGCCGCGCCCTAACGAGAATTGCCCATGAAATATTGGAAAAGAATAAGGGGATTGAGGACTGCGTCCTGGTCGGCATTCGCACACGCGGCGTGTTCCTGGCTCAGAGAATCGCTGAGCGAATGAATGAGATTGAAGGCACGCCGATTCCATGGGGAGAGATCGATGTGACTTCCTACCGCGATGACCGAGACAGCAAAGAAGCGGCTGCAGAACGGGGAGCAGGAGCGAAGCTCAGCCTGGAACATCTGAACATTCATGACAAGAAGGTTATTTTGTTCGATGACGTGCTGTACACCGGACGGACGATTCGGGCTGCGATGGACGCCCTGATGGACTGCGGACGGCCTAGAATGATACAGCTGGCGGTTCTGGCAGACCGCGGGCATCGCGAACTGCCGATCCGGCCGGATTATATCGGCAAGAACGTTCCTACCTCCAAACATGAGGAAATTACGGTTGCATTAACCGAAATCGACGGCAAGGATGAAGTGACCATTAGCCAAAGAGAGGAACGATAA
- a CDS encoding aspartate carbamoyltransferase catalytic subunit has product MMTTAISLKERSLLGLKDISRDEIGSILSRASYWEAQSEKVVPVLKSKFAVNMFFENSTRTRFSFEMAEKRLGAEVMNFAAAASSVEKGESIYDTVRTLESMGIDAGVIRLKPSGVLQELAKRISIPLVNAGDGNNEHPTQALLDLYTMKKCFGELKGLTVSIIGDIKHSRVARSDLWALQKFGAHVQFCAPESMQAPELAQYAPYVSMEKALKADVVMMLRVQLERHNEGVFKSSAEYRQQYGLTEERAAKLPGHTMIMHPAPVNRNVEIDDAVVESPKSMIFKQMANGVPIRMAVMERAMG; this is encoded by the coding sequence ATCATGACAACAGCCATTTCATTGAAAGAACGTAGCCTCTTAGGTTTGAAGGATATTAGCAGAGACGAGATTGGATCGATCCTGAGTCGGGCGTCATATTGGGAAGCACAGTCCGAGAAAGTGGTGCCGGTACTTAAATCGAAATTTGCGGTTAATATGTTCTTCGAGAACAGCACCAGAACGAGATTTTCGTTTGAAATGGCTGAGAAAAGACTCGGCGCCGAGGTGATGAACTTTGCAGCGGCAGCCTCCAGCGTTGAGAAGGGCGAGTCCATCTACGATACCGTGAGGACACTGGAATCCATGGGGATCGATGCGGGCGTCATCCGGCTGAAACCCTCCGGAGTACTGCAGGAGCTGGCCAAGCGGATCTCGATCCCGCTGGTCAATGCGGGGGACGGCAACAACGAACATCCTACCCAGGCGCTGCTGGATCTGTACACGATGAAGAAATGCTTCGGAGAGCTTAAAGGATTGACGGTATCCATTATCGGGGACATCAAGCATAGTCGGGTTGCACGATCAGACCTGTGGGCATTGCAGAAGTTCGGAGCTCATGTGCAATTCTGCGCACCGGAATCGATGCAGGCACCAGAGCTAGCCCAGTATGCACCCTATGTCTCGATGGAGAAGGCACTGAAGGCAGATGTAGTGATGATGCTGAGGGTTCAGCTGGAACGCCATAACGAAGGTGTATTCAAATCCAGCGCGGAATACCGGCAGCAGTATGGTTTGACGGAAGAACGGGCGGCCAAGCTGCCCGGGCATACGATGATTATGCACCCGGCACCGGTGAACCGGAACGTTGAAATCGACGATGCGGTCGTGGAAAGTCCCAAATCGATGATATTCAAGCAGATGGCAAACGGTGTGCCGATTCGCATGGCGGTTATGGAACGGGCGATGGGCTGA